A single region of the Acidimicrobiales bacterium genome encodes:
- a CDS encoding enoyl-CoA hydratase-related protein, producing the protein VVDPPERLRERAQELAETIARNSPAAMAASKRALWRALELGLTDACRAGAQDLVSMWGHPDQTEGPAAFAEKRDPVWAEPIDPVGVDAHGESDT; encoded by the coding sequence GTCGTCGATCCGCCCGAGCGGTTGCGGGAGCGGGCCCAGGAGCTGGCCGAGACGATCGCCCGCAACTCGCCGGCGGCGATGGCGGCGTCGAAGCGGGCGTTGTGGCGGGCGTTGGAGCTGGGCCTGACCGACGCCTGCCGGGCCGGTGCGCAGGACCTGGTGTCGATGTGGGGTCACCCCGACCAGACCGAGGGCCCGGCGGCGTTCGCCGAGAAGCGCGACCCGGTCTGGGCCGAGCCGATCGACCCCGTGGGGGTCGACGCCCACGGCGAGAGCGACACGTGA